The genome window GTGCGCAGCGAGCCGCTCTGCGCCTGCCTGCGCTCGTCGTAGACCCGCTGGAACTCGTCTTCGGCGACCTCGCCGCCGCGCTCGGCCACCAGTTCGCGGGTGGCCCGCCACAGCGCGTCGCGGTAGGTCACGTCGTCGTAGATCGGACCGCCGACGTCGAGCAGCACGAGCTCGATCGGCGCGCCGCGCCCGGCGTCCTGACCGATGTCCGCGTTGACCTGCGGTGAAGCTTGGTCCGGCACAGTGCGTCCTCCTCGCTTGGCCACTCGCGCCTGCCGAGCGCAACGGCCTTCATCTCAACTCTACCGCTAGATTTAACACAACTCTTGCCATTTATAACACCTACTGCTGTGATGTTTGTGCTTCGAGGCGTCGGGGCAGGTCCGATGCCCGAGCGGCCACCAGGGAGGAGCGGTCGTGATCACGATCGGCATCGACGCCGGCACGTCCGTCGTGAAGGCCGTCGCCTACGCCGACGACGGCGTGGAGCTGGCCGTCGTCCGGCGCCCGACCAGGGTCGTGCACCCCGAACCGGGGTGGGCCGAGCAGGACATGGACGAGGTGTGGGAAGCCGTCGCGACCACCGTCGCCGAACTCGTCTCCGCGGTCGGGCAGGACGTGCGGGCGGTGGCCGTGACCGCGCAGGGCGACGGATGCTGGCTGGTCGACGCCGACGGCCGTCCGGTCGGGCCCGCGATGCTGTGGAACGACGCCCGAGCCGCGGGCACTGCTGCCGGCTGGGCCCGCAGCGGGATTCTCGACGAGCTGTTCGAGATCAACGGCTCGGTCGGTTTCGCGGGGCTGCCGCACGCGCAGCTCACCTGGCTCGCCGAACACGCACCCGGACGGCTCGCCTCGGCGTCGAAGGTCCTGACGTGCGGCGGATGGCTCTACCGCTGCCTGACCGGGCGGCTCGCGCAGGACGTCTCCGAGGCCTCGAACCCGTTCCTGGACGCCCGCAGCGGCGAGTACTCGGACGCGGTGCTGACCAAGCTCGGACTCGACTGGGCGCGGAAGCTGCTGCCGGAGGTCGTGGACGGCGAGCAGCGCGTCGCACCGCTGACGGAAGCCGCCGGGCGCCGCCTGGGCGTCCCCGCCGGAACGCCGGTGGTGCTGGCCGCCTACGACGTCATCTCGACCGCCATCGGTGCCGGAA of Saccharopolyspora erythraea contains these proteins:
- a CDS encoding FGGY-family carbohydrate kinase, producing MITIGIDAGTSVVKAVAYADDGVELAVVRRPTRVVHPEPGWAEQDMDEVWEAVATTVAELVSAVGQDVRAVAVTAQGDGCWLVDADGRPVGPAMLWNDARAAGTAAGWARSGILDELFEINGSVGFAGLPHAQLTWLAEHAPGRLASASKVLTCGGWLYRCLTGRLAQDVSEASNPFLDARSGEYSDAVLTKLGLDWARKLLPEVVDGEQRVAPLTEAAGRRLGVPAGTPVVLAAYDVISTAIGAGTTKPGQACTILGTTVCTEVLSDSPRLERSPVGMSLRTPMPQRWMLAYATLAGTEVVEWTCRMLGLPNPENLTALAENAEPGSEGLLMLPYLSPGGERAPFYDPRARGSLHGLSLEHGPAEIARACLEGLALVIRECLDASTATPTELRLTGGGSANPLWRQVIADATGLPVVRTSDAQAGARGATVTAHAVLEGRTIPEVAADLVGTSDPVDPLPANRPRYDDAYTRFLAARNAARTAHWFRPAD